From Prionailurus bengalensis isolate Pbe53 chromosome F2, Fcat_Pben_1.1_paternal_pri, whole genome shotgun sequence, one genomic window encodes:
- the EXOSC4 gene encoding exosome complex component RRP41 codes for MAGLELLSDQGYRVDGRRAGELRKIQARMGVFAQADGSAYIEQGNTKALAVVYGPHEIRGSRARALPDRALVNCQYSSATFSTGERKRRPHGDRKSCEMGLQLRQTFEAAILTQLHPRSQIDIYVQVLQADGGTYAACVNAATLAVLDAGIPMRDFVCACSAGFVDSTALADLSHVEEAAGGPQLALALLPASGQLALLEMDARLHEDHLEQVLEAAARAARDVHTLLDRVVRQHVREASILLGD; via the exons ATGGCGGGCCTGGAGCTGCTGTCGGATCAGGGCTACCGGGTAGACGGACGGCGCGCCGGGGAGCTGCGCAAGATCCAGGCGCGGATGGGCGTGTTCGCGCAGGCCGACGGCTCGGCCTACATCGAGCAAGGCAACACCAAGGCGCTGGCGGTGGTCTACGGGCCGCACGAG ATCCGGGGCTCCCGGGCACGAGCCCTGCCTGACAGGGCCCTGGTGAACTGTCAGTATAGTTCCGCGACCTTCAGTACAGGCGAACGCAAGCGGCGACCACATGGGGACCGTAAGTCTTGTGAGATGGGCCTGCAGCTGCGTCAGACCTTCGAGGCGGCCATCCTTACACAGCTGCACCCACGCTCCCAGATCGATATCTATGTGCAG GTGCTGCAGGCCGACGGTGGGACCTACGCAGCTTGCGTGAATGCAGCCACGCTGGCAGTGCTGGACGCCGGGATACCCATGCGGGACTTCGTGTGCGCCTGCTCGGCTGGCTTTGTGGACAGCACGGCCCTGGCGGACCTCAGCCACGTGGAGGAGGCAGCTGGTGGCCCCCAGCTTGCCCTGGCCCTGCTGCCAGCCTCAGGCCAGCTTGCACTGCTTGAAATGGACGCCAGGCTGCACGAAGACCACCTGGAGCAGGTGCTGGAGGCTGCTGCCCGGGCTGCCCGTGACGTGCACACCCTGCTGGACCGTGTGGTTCGGCAGCATGTACGGGAGGCCTCCATTTTACTAGGGGACTGA